Proteins from a genomic interval of Catenulispora sp. GP43:
- a CDS encoding site-specific DNA-methyltransferase produces the protein MTATSTEDVNDQLQGVIAEVRQGDAYDLFAKLPPESVDLVITSPPYWGLRTYGLDHDEEILQKWVDEGGDKDTTPPYDWYRMNGGCLGLEPLPEWFVDHLVEIFQRGAAALKPGGSMWINLGDTYFARWSSIRMDGRQGLGDNPRMRRKTPMGGFRQEKQLLLIPARFAIAMQDKRWILRNDLIWHKPNVPPRPEKDRLRLAHEHFFHFVKRPKEGRAAYYYDIEPLEQGGRDVVTVNVRAGSDGHSATFPTELILPRIESSCPPGGLVLDPFCGTGRSLTVALATGRRALGFELTEPFTQAARANINSIQPRLM, from the coding sequence GTGACCGCAACCTCCACTGAAGACGTCAACGATCAGCTACAGGGAGTCATCGCGGAGGTTCGGCAAGGCGACGCCTACGATCTGTTCGCCAAGTTACCGCCCGAGTCAGTCGACCTGGTGATCACCTCTCCGCCTTACTGGGGGCTTCGTACTTACGGCCTTGACCACGACGAAGAGATCCTGCAGAAGTGGGTCGATGAGGGTGGCGACAAGGACACCACGCCTCCATACGACTGGTACCGCATGAATGGCGGTTGTCTTGGGCTTGAGCCCCTGCCGGAGTGGTTCGTCGACCATCTCGTTGAGATCTTCCAGCGAGGGGCCGCGGCACTCAAGCCCGGCGGGAGCATGTGGATCAATCTCGGCGATACATACTTCGCACGCTGGTCGAGTATCCGTATGGACGGTCGCCAAGGCCTTGGAGACAACCCCCGCATGCGGCGCAAGACCCCTATGGGCGGATTTCGCCAGGAGAAGCAGCTACTGCTCATTCCTGCCCGTTTTGCGATCGCCATGCAGGATAAGCGGTGGATCCTGCGCAATGACCTCATCTGGCACAAGCCGAATGTGCCTCCGCGCCCGGAGAAGGACCGTCTTCGCCTCGCTCATGAGCACTTCTTCCACTTCGTGAAGCGCCCTAAGGAGGGTCGGGCGGCCTACTACTACGACATCGAGCCGCTCGAACAAGGCGGGCGCGACGTGGTCACGGTCAACGTCCGAGCAGGAAGCGACGGTCACTCTGCGACCTTCCCCACCGAGCTCATCCTGCCCCGAATCGAAAGCTCTTGCCCTCCGGGCGGACTCGTCCTGGACCCGTTCTGTGGAACCGGCAGGTCACTTACTGTCGCTCTGGCTACCGGCCGGCGGGCGCTCGGCTTTGAGCTCACTGAGCCGTTCACTCAAGCAGCACGCGCGAACATCAACTCGATCCAGCCGCGACTCATGTAG
- a CDS encoding helix-turn-helix transcriptional regulator: MAEGLRRWRDENNLTQEDFAAVVRTQELGIAVACSPQLVGRWERGRIGMPSHAYRRCLQRATGLSVEDMGFRVSWAFPDEEDGEQDQTPPIFGVQPWPTQPRPDPTVNEPPLFAFGPMCRPTTAADLIALQAMARAATATDRQFGGDCMRQMLDAYLTECVKPLIVDDHASAPAGALLAAAAELAIRVAWMNLDVGNVAACRSHMATAFTWAQDSGDSAALAVVLAMRTLEHIWLNNPRQAITSGAAAVRLSTETRDRRLHAFCLGKFARALSMAGKPDHAVEAMQASRTALAAVVDDDDGRFSCLDNYGSVYALDDDAHCFYGMCRHSSVLEFHDEILAHADAVIPARKSALAKATKIRSLIALDQIDQACSETKELAALAVQIASKRVSDRLGLVMAALKPHRKSDTVLDLEETVRGLVAGTVATRWLVHIAAAP, translated from the coding sequence GGCAGAATCGGCATGCCGTCCCACGCATACCGACGCTGCCTCCAGCGGGCTACGGGACTATCCGTGGAGGACATGGGCTTCCGCGTCTCGTGGGCCTTCCCGGACGAAGAGGACGGCGAGCAGGACCAGACGCCGCCGATCTTCGGTGTCCAGCCGTGGCCGACGCAGCCCCGTCCAGATCCCACCGTCAACGAACCACCCCTCTTCGCATTCGGCCCCATGTGCCGGCCGACGACGGCTGCCGACCTCATCGCGCTTCAGGCTATGGCGAGGGCGGCCACCGCGACCGACCGCCAGTTCGGCGGCGACTGCATGCGTCAAATGCTCGACGCCTACCTCACCGAGTGCGTCAAACCTCTGATCGTCGACGACCATGCATCGGCCCCCGCAGGCGCGCTGCTTGCTGCAGCCGCCGAGCTGGCGATCCGCGTTGCCTGGATGAATCTCGACGTCGGAAATGTCGCCGCCTGCCGCAGCCACATGGCCACGGCGTTCACCTGGGCGCAGGACTCCGGCGATAGCGCAGCACTGGCGGTGGTCCTCGCGATGCGAACCTTGGAACACATCTGGCTCAACAATCCCAGACAGGCCATCACTAGCGGGGCCGCAGCCGTCCGCCTATCCACCGAAACTCGAGACCGAAGACTCCACGCATTCTGCCTGGGCAAGTTCGCCCGCGCGCTGTCGATGGCGGGCAAGCCAGACCACGCTGTAGAGGCGATGCAGGCCAGCCGAACAGCACTGGCGGCGGTGGTCGACGATGATGATGGACGCTTTTCGTGCCTCGACAACTACGGCTCGGTCTACGCACTGGACGACGACGCCCACTGCTTCTACGGAATGTGCCGACACTCCAGCGTGCTTGAGTTCCACGACGAGATCCTTGCCCATGCCGATGCCGTGATCCCTGCCCGGAAAAGCGCCCTCGCAAAGGCAACCAAGATCCGATCCCTGATAGCGCTCGATCAGATCGACCAAGCCTGCTCCGAGACGAAGGAACTCGCCGCCCTGGCCGTGCAGATCGCATCGAAACGCGTCAGCGACCGACTCGGCTTGGTGATGGCCGCACTGAAGCCTCACCGCAAGTCGGATACGGTTCTTGATCTGGAGGAGACAGTCCGCGGGCTTGTCGCGGGTACTGTTGCAACCCGGTGGCTTGTGCATATTGCTGCCGCGCCTTGA